A window of Candidatus Atribacteria bacterium contains these coding sequences:
- a CDS encoding SDR family NAD(P)-dependent oxidoreductase, which yields MNVAFNKIKSDRIIPLYLKEIKNSHQLNQGKLVEKIIPSILHKFQDYIKKNKQKPKIVILENIGVFYLGESYEQAANIKNGFNDVQKEIIITSKITKLESSTENKNSETITDYNCNRSLEKNHHGGRLYRNQIIRNKIAVVTGSAQGFGESIVRELTKLECLVFIADINLKGANRLAGELNNEYKRKIAFPIKVDVGDEDSVKEMMFEIIKKVGGVDIFISNAGVLKAGSIKEMELSEFAFVNKVNYFGYFLCAKHASKIMALQNIPTQKYFTDIIQVNSKSGLEGSDKNSAYAGSKFGGLGLTQSFALELIADNIKVNAVCPGNFFEGPLWADPENGLFIQYLRTGKVPGAKTLEDVKKFYESKIPMRRGCTGEDIIKAIYYIIDQKYETGQAIPITGGQVMLK from the coding sequence ATGAACGTTGCTTTTAACAAGATCAAATCAGATAGAATAATACCTCTTTATTTAAAAGAAATTAAAAATAGCCATCAACTAAACCAAGGAAAACTTGTAGAAAAAATAATTCCTTCTATTCTTCATAAGTTCCAAGATTATATCAAGAAAAATAAACAAAAACCAAAAATCGTAATTCTGGAAAATATTGGTGTATTTTACCTGGGAGAATCTTATGAGCAGGCAGCGAATATAAAGAATGGTTTTAATGATGTCCAAAAAGAAATAATAATTACAAGTAAAATCACTAAACTTGAAAGTTCTACAGAGAATAAAAATTCTGAAACAATAACTGATTATAACTGCAATCGAAGTTTGGAAAAGAATCATCATGGCGGAAGATTATATAGAAATCAGATAATAAGAAACAAAATAGCAGTAGTTACCGGAAGCGCTCAGGGTTTTGGAGAAAGCATAGTAAGAGAGTTGACAAAATTAGAATGCTTGGTATTTATTGCCGATATTAATCTAAAGGGAGCTAACCGGTTAGCAGGGGAGCTAAATAATGAATACAAAAGGAAAATCGCTTTCCCTATAAAAGTAGACGTAGGAGATGAAGATTCTGTTAAAGAAATGATGTTCGAGATTATAAAAAAAGTTGGTGGTGTTGATATTTTTATAAGTAATGCGGGGGTATTAAAAGCTGGCAGTATAAAAGAAATGGAATTAAGTGAATTTGCTTTTGTCAATAAAGTGAATTACTTTGGTTATTTTCTATGTGCAAAACATGCTTCCAAAATTATGGCACTTCAAAATATACCTACCCAAAAATATTTTACCGATATTATTCAAGTAAACTCCAAATCCGGGCTTGAAGGTTCAGATAAAAATAGTGCTTATGCGGGAAGTAAATTTGGAGGTTTAGGTCTTACACAGAGTTTTGCTTTAGAGCTTATTGCGGATAATATTAAAGTAAATGCCGTTTGTCCGGGAAATTTCTTTGAAGGCCCTCTATGGGCAGATCCGGAAAATGGTCTTTTTATCCAATACCTTAGGACTGGGAAAGTTCCGGGCGCAAAGACCCTTGAAGATGTGAAGAAATTCTACGAATCAAAGATTCCCATGAGGAGGGGTTGTACTGGTGAGGATATTATAAAAGCTATTTATTATATCATCGATCAAAAATATGAAACAGGCCAGGCCATACCGATAACCGGTGGTCAGGTCATGCTGAAATAA
- a CDS encoding PHP domain-containing protein yields the protein MKDKIIQEINGSNKKFRLYGLEKIYKLREKEKEQFKKTEEVNNHIHTIYSFSPYSPSMAAYLAWKVGLQSVGIMDHDSVSGCKELIEACKILGIASTVGFELRVNFSGTRVEGRKLNNPDSKNIGYIAVHGIPEIGIARAMKFLDPIQIARNKRNKKMLAKLNQLIKSYGIEEIDFKKEVYRISQAKEGGSITERHILYAFAKKIIKKIGKGEKLIAFLKEDFSMVLSKKVEKYLFDTHNPFYLYDLLGILKSSFLDKIFIQPEYDECISVYETVKFSHSINAIPAYAYLGDVTESPTGDKRDEKFEDDFLGELIPELKKIGFKAITYMPPRNTLSQLLRLQRLCKKYELMEISGVDINSPRQSFNYPIILRPEFAHLIEATWALIAHEKLANYDEKYALFNHKNPLKSKSLQERITIYSEIGRKIDVRHPELGYQQINF from the coding sequence ATAATCATATACATACTATCTACTCTTTTAGTCCTTATTCACCTTCTATGGCTGCTTATTTAGCTTGGAAAGTGGGTCTTCAATCTGTAGGGATTATGGATCATGATTCTGTTTCCGGCTGTAAGGAGCTGATAGAAGCATGCAAGATATTAGGTATTGCCTCAACTGTAGGATTTGAATTACGGGTAAATTTTTCCGGAACTCGTGTTGAAGGAAGAAAACTGAATAATCCTGATTCTAAAAATATAGGCTATATTGCTGTTCATGGTATCCCTGAAATAGGGATAGCAAGAGCTATGAAATTTTTAGATCCAATACAGATAGCTCGCAATAAGAGAAACAAAAAAATGTTAGCTAAACTGAATCAGTTGATTAAAAGTTATGGAATAGAGGAGATTGATTTTAAGAAAGAGGTTTACAGAATTTCCCAGGCGAAAGAAGGCGGTAGCATAACTGAACGTCATATTCTTTATGCTTTTGCTAAAAAAATTATTAAAAAAATAGGAAAAGGGGAAAAACTTATTGCCTTCTTAAAAGAGGATTTTAGTATGGTGCTTTCCAAAAAAGTGGAAAAATATCTCTTCGATACCCATAATCCATTTTATTTATATGACCTTTTGGGAATATTAAAGAGCTCTTTTTTAGATAAAATTTTCATTCAACCGGAGTACGATGAATGCATATCTGTATATGAAACAGTGAAATTCAGTCATTCTATAAACGCTATCCCCGCTTATGCTTATTTAGGGGATGTGACTGAATCGCCCACCGGTGATAAGAGAGATGAAAAGTTTGAAGATGATTTCTTGGGAGAACTGATTCCTGAATTAAAAAAAATAGGTTTTAAGGCAATTACTTATATGCCACCACGTAATACCCTAAGCCAACTTTTACGTTTGCAAAGACTCTGTAAAAAATATGAACTTATGGAAATAAGTGGTGTGGATATAAACAGCCCACGACAATCTTTTAATTACCCCATCATTCTAAGGCCAGAGTTTGCTCATCTAATTGAAGCAACCTGGGCTCTTATTGCCCATGAAAAACTGGCGAATTATGATGAAAAATATGCTTTATTTAATCATAAAAATCCCTTAAAAAGTAAATCATTACAAGAAAGGATTACCATATATAGTGAAATTGGCAGGAAAATAGATGTTCGACACCCTGAACTTGGTTATCAACAAATAAATTTTTAA